A genomic stretch from Candidatus Poribacteria bacterium includes:
- a CDS encoding type II toxin-antitoxin system PemK/MazF family toxin: protein MKESDVILAPLSQADEELKYRPAIVLREMPTPYRDILVCGVSTNLNQYVHAFDDIISPTDADFALSGLRSESLIRLSFLAVIPRRLVRGTIGSISEERHRRLLQRLVDYLTSSNDGLLA, encoded by the coding sequence GATGTTATTCTTGCTCCGTTGTCTCAAGCTGATGAAGAACTAAAGTATAGACCCGCAATTGTTCTGCGAGAAATGCCAACGCCTTACCGAGATATCCTTGTTTGCGGTGTAAGTACAAACTTGAATCAGTACGTTCACGCGTTTGATGATATTATCTCACCCACCGATGCCGATTTCGCATTAAGTGGACTACGTTCGGAATCATTGATCCGACTTAGTTTTTTGGCTGTGATCCCGCGTCGATTGGTACGTGGTACGATCGGTAGTATTTCAGAGGAACGTCACAGACGCTTGTTACAAAGATTAGTTGATTATCTAACATCATCTAATGACGGTCTTCTGGCATAA
- a CDS encoding HEAT repeat domain-containing protein, with amino-acid sequence MPRETVDSGPNLSLQQKARKFISWLSHRDGPVRNWRYIPTHVLLRKLQSESAEMRAYAAEGLGGVGDVHAVAPLINALTDNNSTVRRFAISSLGHIRDPRAIDVLIPFLQDEEADMRCAAVVALGELGLSEERFSTPPVQVIEALMSSIWDTDRAVCSAAVVALGRIGNPHAIPALNELAEATESEWIRRYISEALHQIEEQNA; translated from the coding sequence ATGCCGCGCGAAACTGTAGACTCTGGTCCAAACTTGTCGCTACAGCAAAAAGCCCGCAAGTTTATTAGTTGGCTCTCACACCGAGACGGTCCCGTTCGGAATTGGCGATATATCCCAACGCACGTGTTGCTGCGAAAATTGCAATCGGAATCCGCTGAAATGCGGGCTTATGCTGCCGAAGGATTGGGGGGTGTTGGTGATGTCCATGCCGTCGCGCCGCTTATCAACGCCTTAACTGACAATAATTCGACCGTGCGCCGTTTCGCTATCTCCTCCCTCGGACATATCCGCGACCCACGCGCCATTGACGTGCTCATCCCATTTCTACAAGACGAAGAAGCCGATATGCGATGCGCCGCTGTCGTTGCCCTCGGTGAATTGGGACTCAGCGAAGAGAGGTTCTCAACGCCACCGGTACAGGTAATAGAGGCACTCATGAGCAGCATCTGGGACACCGACAGAGCCGTCTGTTCCGCCGCCGTTGTCGCTTTGGGTAGAATCGGTAATCCACACGCCATTCCCGCACTCAACGAATTGGCAGAAGCGACCGAGAGCGAATGGATCCGCCGCTATATCAGTGAGGCACTGCATCAGATTGAAGAGCAGAACGCCTAA